The genomic DNA TATCCCTGGCAGCCCAAACCCCGCGGCGTATATGGCGACAGTTGCAGCAGTTCCTGGACTGGTGTGTTCGGTCGGGGACCTTGGAGGTGAACCCTTGGGATGGGCTCCTGGTCAGAGACAAGCCCGAGGTTCAGTCACACAGGGTCCTGACTGATCCCCAAGTCTCTCTCCTCCTTAACGCGAACGACAGGGTGCTTCACAGCGCCCTTCTTTTTTGTCTGCTCACGGGGATGTGCTCAGGGGAGGCCTGCGGGCTCTTGGCAGAGGACGTCAGCACCAAAGGCAACCTCGGGCGGTTCGTGCAGATCATGCCCAACCACCTGCGGCAGTTGAAGTCCAAGGCGGCAGAACGGGTGGTGCCGCTGCATCCGGTGCTGGAGCAACTGCTGGACCAACGGCTGCCCACCTCAGGGCGGCTCTTTCCGTCCCTGACTGTGGATCGAGTGGTCAAGCGCTACGCCTACCTGAGGTCCCTGCACAGGGAACTTCATGGCACCGTGTTCCACTCAACCCGCAAGTGGTTCATCACCCAGTGTGAGCGCACCGGTGTCCCTGAGCACTTCACCGCCTCCCTCGTCGGCCATCAGTCAGCACGGTCCGAGAACAAGCTCACCTATGGGCTCTACTCGGCTGGCATCAGTGACACCCAAAAGCGGGAGATCATTGATCAAATCAGGCTG from Candidatus Obscuribacterales bacterium includes the following:
- a CDS encoding tyrosine-type recombinase/integrase codes for the protein MNPWDGLLVRDKPEVQSHRVLTDPQVSLLLNANDRVLHSALLFCLLTGMCSGEACGLLAEDVSTKGNLGRFVQIMPNHLRQLKSKAAERVVPLHPVLEQLLDQRLPTSGRLFPSLTVDRVVKRYAYLRSLHRELHGTVFHSTRKWFITQCERTGVPEHFTASLVGHQSARSENKLTYGLYSAGISDTQKREIIDQIRLPQDVVL